One window of the Camelus dromedarius isolate mCamDro1 chromosome 15, mCamDro1.pat, whole genome shotgun sequence genome contains the following:
- the SPR gene encoding sepiapterin reductase, with product MEAGAGKVGSLGRAVCVLTGASRGFGRTLAQLLVPLLSPGSVLVLSARNDEALRQLEAELGSGRPGLRLVWVPADLGAEADLQRLLAAVRELPRPEGLQRMMLINNAATLGDVSKGFVDLADSAEVNNYWALNLTSMLCLTSSILKAFPKSPGLSRTVVNISSLCALQPFKGWALYCAGKAARDMLFQVLAAEDPSVRVLSYAPGPLDTDMQQLARETSVDPDLREKLQELKTKGKLVDCRVSAQKLLSLLQKDKFKSGAHVDFYDE from the exons ATGGAGGCGGGCGCCGGCAAGGTGGGCAGCCTGGGGCGCGCCGTATGCGTGCTGACCGGGGCCTCCCGCGGCTTCGGCCGGACGCTGGCCCAGCTCCTGGTCCCGCTGCTGTCGCCTGGCTCCGTGCTGGTCCTAAGCGCCCGCAACGACGAGGCGCTGCGGCAGCTGGAGGCCGAGCTGGGCTCCGGGCGGCCGGGCCTGCGCCTGGTGTGGGTGCCCGCCGACCTGGGCGCCGAGGCAGACTTACAGCGGCTGCTCGCCGCCGTGCGCGAGCTCCCCAGGCCCGAGGGCCTACAGCGAATGATGCTCATCAACAACGCGG CCACTCTTGGGGATGTGTCCAAAGGCTTCGTGGACCTGGCTGACTCAGCTGAAGTGAACAACTACTGGGCTCTGAACCTGACCTCCATGCTCTGCCTGACTTCCAGCATCCTGAAGGCCTTCCCGAAGAGTCCTGGCCTCAGCAGGACTGTGGTTAACATCTCATCCCTCTGTGCGCTGCAGCCCTTCAAGGGCTGGGCACTGTACTGTGCAGGGAAGGCTGCTCGTGACATGCTGTTCCAGGTCCTGGCCGCAGAGGATCCGAGTGTGAGGGTGCTGAGCTATGCCCCAG GTCCCCTGGACACAGACATGCAGCAGCTAGCCCGGGAGACCTCCGTGGACCCAGACCTGCGAGAAAAGCTGCAGGAGTTGAAGACAAAGGGGAAGCTTGTGGATTGCAGGGTGTCAGCCCAGAAACTGCTGAGCTTGCTGCAGAAGGACAAGTTCAAGTCTGGAGCCCATGTTGACTTCTACGACGAATAA